Part of the Mixophyes fleayi isolate aMixFle1 chromosome 12, aMixFle1.hap1, whole genome shotgun sequence genome is shown below.
CTTGATACTATAAATGAAATACTAATATGGTAGATGTTAGCGGTTAAAATGTTGTCTTATATTATGTAAATGACTCTGATATAAAgataaaacacaattttattataCTAAACTATTAAAACTATAAAGTGCACAGTATATAACAATTATTGCACaagccaataaataaataacatatatagaATTGGTAAGATAATGTATCATCTAAAATAAACAGTTGGCATCAATAAATATGACTCTGATAATAAAGAAAGCATACATTAAAATACTTGAGTCACAAAGATAGCTCCTCAAATAGTGTTATTTAGTCCCAACTGGCAGAAGTAAATAGCACCATAAAGTCTAATGTTGGTCTATCATTGCTACGATACTGGATATTCCAACAGTACTACACCCTAATTCAAAACTAGTGTTTGGACATTTTGAATTTAACCGTGAACACCTACCATATTAGTCTTTCATTTATAATATCAAGTGTGGTGTGACCGCAGTTCTATATGAAAACTTGTCTATATATACTATCCCAAGGAGTGATACCTTGACATCTATGTGTTGCTGCACTACACTAGTGGGTTTTGGGGTTTGAGCGCGGCTCACTACAACCATCTATAagtccctagaaaatgtcatCGCACCGACTATCCACTTaaagatatgtgaacaagcggtACTAGTCACATTACTGGTACATTGTGTAGtttttttgtaaaatgaaaatgtaattgatctagacatctgtgatgaggatgatgacatcaCCATTGagaaagatgaccactgttagccaaatgtccattaataaattgttaaaatccctatctatatTTCAGTTCAACAGCCAACAACCAAAAGGTTTGGTTTTGTGGGAGCACAAACAAATCAAGCAATTTAACCACACAAGTGTCAGTCCCTGTCGAtgaggtgcttgattttattatgtgcatgtcctttttaacatatggatgAGTGGGTTTATTGATGCCACCGATGTCTGTCTAATGAGTTCTGACTGttgcctcttcactttccatgagaCATGTtgtttaacattaaaaatatagagTGCGTGGTCTTTCTTTCAACACTTTCTTCTGGGTACAGCCCACCTTCGTTTATCTACTTGTTGAAATGTACTGATACAGCTGTCTGTCTAATAACCTCTGCTTTTCACtgcctatcactttctatgatggatgctgtctaatgttaaaaCTATAGCATGCCTGGTCTTTCACTATATTTCTTCTAGGTGcagcccacctttgtctatctacttgtctaaaatgaccaCCCAACCAGGCAgtgctctgccactatgtttcatagggattgtagcaaGCTTTACACACATCATTGTTCATCatcttcctcctcatcctttcagcagaacagtgctagcacacaatgccaggtcattcacaggtcATGTCTATCACAGGATACTCTTTGTATAGCTGGTTTCCGTAACAAACATAACAGTGTCATCCTACTAACATTATTATGGAAAATTTAGCCCAGCAAAAAGCCGGAtttgaaactaccataataacggtatttaagcgaattattactgcaataacggtaatagtgcgcattactttttacagtaatgtggccaattgaattccatcCTATATGTGTTATTCTATTTGAAGCAAGGTTGAGTGTGCTAATTATCATAAGAAATATTTATGTGATTCCAGTTTTGTGTATGCTCTCACCTAACTTGCAGATATGGAGGCCAGATAAGAGGATAAAAAGTTGGATATGACACATATtcgtatttattttattgctaccTTAGGATATTGCTCTgataagtgtccactgatagacccctgctgaaagggggaggattgggACATCTTGACCCTATTCTCTGTGTAAAGAGCCAGGACTATAAGGAGAGCAGTATGTCAGTGGATTCATTCTAtctcccagctaagggtggtttcctcaTATTAATGAtagaacattaaaaaataaagtgtatttttaatatttttgtttcatgaaacatatttattagaatgtttacTGCACATAAAACACATGTTTACAACTGCCCCTGATTTTCGCACACCTTGTCTCTACATTGACTACAGACATCCACTCATTCCCAGCCCTGCACcaccctgaaatcataggctatagtcagggccatcttaacaacattatgggcccccgggcaaagcagtgcaccggggcccctacatatatagatatatatatatatatagatgtatagagatagagatagatagatgtacttgctcagtgaaccttgaagggtttttttgcaggttttttcttttgcaggattatttattctaattaagagccctgcctatggggcccccttgcccatggggcccccgggcacgtgcccaatggaaaagatggccctggctataGTAAGTGTTTTTTGCagttgaagatgaattgaacattgctgcgttATGTGGTATATTGTCTGGATCACAGTAATTGAGTGGATCATATGCCCAAAATTGCTGTTTActccccttaatgaatcaggcactaaatGTGTAACTACCTTTTTTCCCCCTAGTGTCAATGTACCATTTTTCTGGGACCCTAAGCGTTGGTGTGCTATTGTTCTGCTTCCCCAAGTTTCATTGTACCATTGTTCTGGCACTCTAAGTGTCCATGTTCAAATTTTCTGGGACCCCCAAGTATCAGTGTGTCATTGCTGTTGGTCAGTAAGGCTTAATGTGCCATTTTTCCAACACCCAACATGGAAGgtttaaaatataatgtattccCTATGTGACAAACAAGTACAGCAAAATGCATTCTAGGACCCCAATTAACCcacatattttgcaattaaagtGAGTACACCTTTTGCTCAAATTCTGAAAGCCAATCTACCATCCCTTGGTAACTCTAGTTTGGGTGGCACTTTATGAGAAATAATGTAtggaacatagggcctgattcattaaatcagtctcctggacaaaaccatgttacaatgcaaggggtgcaaattagtattctgttttgcacataacttaaatactgttttttcatgtagtatgaAATTTAAATGATATTTAATATGACGGGCCTCACCCTGGCCAGTTCCATGATCCAACTCACTCAACTCATCCTGGCTGGTCACATGACCCAGGAATTGATTGTAGACCTCTGAACAGGACAGACGTGTCTCCATTGGAGCCCAGCCTGGAACCCCTCTGGGCCCCGAATCTCACTACGGAgatgcctgcctcttcctccGAGCGCTGCTGCTGATGGCTGGGGTACTCTGCCTCACTTCCTCCGGTTACCTTCTACCTGTAGCCTGACCTCCAACCTAATGCCTGACCCCTGCCTGCTGCCTTCTGTTCTCACGCTGCCGACTCCTGCCGCTCCTCCTCCCGCTCCACTCGTCTGTTCACAGCCTGCTGTGTGACCTCCACTGCTGCTTCCTGCCTCCACGTCGTGGGCCAGTTTTGAAAGTGCTGGATGTGCCGAACGCTACATCGCCGCCGTCTGACCTCCATGACTGCTGTTTCCCACCTCCACGTTGTGGACCTAAGCTGCTGCTGAGTCTATGAGTCTGTTGTTCCTGGATGTGCTGATTCCCTCCAGTGGCACAGCCCATGTGTCCCGCTGCTCCATCTCCGGTGATTTCCGTTGACAACTAACGGTGAACCCGCTCTCCCTTCCTCTGCATTCACCTCATCACAGGCTCCGGATTCAGCCTACTCCCCTCCACTGGACACCCCGCCTGCTACGGGCACTCAAGTTAACCCCTTGTGTCCCTCTCCGCCGGCTGCCTCTCCATGTGGGTCCCTGCTCCCCTGAGGTCTCCGTGGCTCCTCTGCACTGGCCTCAACCTCATGGTCTCCAGAATCTAACCTTCACTCTGGGCTGCCTCTCATGCTCCCTGCCCCAGCATATGgttgatttatatataaaaaaaacaaacaaacaaacaaaaaaaataaatcacaattatCCACCAAAAATTGGGCAATTATTCATCAACTCAGGGCCTGTTTATATCCAATATCCTCTCACCCCTGCCACTCCTCACGGCCCCACCTTGTCCCACCGGACTCCCCGTAACTCCAGACCCCTTGGACCCTCTGACTCTCGTGCCTCTACAGGTCTGAACTCTGTACTGGACCGGTTGTCTTGACCCTCCGGAACTCTGATCCCTCCTGATCACTTAACCCCCTCGGACTTTTCTGATCCTGCACCTACCTCCCGATCGCTGGACCCCTTGGACCACCTCCCGATCGATCGACCCCCTGGACTACTCCGACTCTTGTGACCACCAGAATCCTCCGGGACTCCCCCGTTCCAGAGTTATCCTTCCGGCTTCCCGGTATGGGCTCTCGGTAGCCCTTCACTGCTTGTTCTTGTGTTTTATGTGATCTAACCACCAatttttatctttatctttaACTTAATGTGTTTATTGCATTTTAATCAaatttatttattccacctttattttattctCCTCCACTAAACATTGTCTCCATCGAATTGCCCCTGCTCTTCCCCACTTTGCATCGTTCATATTGTTTTGCTACTGCCCTTCTGTTTCACTCCGCTCCTCTATCCTTTACTCTCCCACGTACTGTCTTTCTTTGCTATGTCAGTCCCTACTTGACCCAGCTCAATTTTTCTCCTCCAGCTTCTGCTGCCCATTTGACATAGCTCAATTTTCCTCTGCTGCCTCGTCTCTCTCACTCCTGTCCCCCATCTCTCACtatgccgcctcgctcctttcccaTACCCATTTTCTCCCCGGGCCACCTCCACCAGTCCCTCTCACATGATCCCATCTCCCCCCCTCGCTACTTCAatctctcccccagcccccttcacCGGTCCGACTCACACCCCCCCCTCGCTCCAGAAACCCcgacaatcttatccacatctcccctcatccttccctccctttctcctgtgccctctggaactcaaggtccatccgtaacaaactgacctccattcatgacctcttcatctccaactctcttaaccttctcaccatcactgaaacctggctcactccctctgACATCACCTCacccgccgccctctcctatggtggcctctcctttacccatgccaccagaccggatgaacgtccaggaggtggagtgggacttctcctatccccctgctgtacttttcgggtcattccactgtaccttccctctctttctcctccttttcctcAATTTGTCTTTTCTCCCCCATCCATCTCTGGGTCTCCATCATCTACCAccccccctggccctacctccctgTTGCTggataacttcgctgcctggctcccccactacctttcctctgaccttccctccatcatactcggcgacttcaatatccccattgacaactgctcaGACCCTGCCACTATcagacttctctccctctcctcctccttaggtctcacccagtggacctcctcccccacccaccgtCTTGGTCAcaccctcgaccttgtcttcccgcatctctgcgatctctccgagttctccatctctcccttcccactctctgaccaccatatcctctctttcactctgtcctcctcccctgctcctcccccgcctaaagccaccctcaccagatgCAACCTTGAAGcaatcgaccccatctccttctcctcctctcttgattctctcctctctcctcttccctccctggcttGCCCTGACCAGGTGTcctgtctctacaaccactccctcactactgcccttgacgctGTTGCCCCTGCCTCTCCCATACGCCAACGCCGTCTcatcccccaaccatggcactccaaactcacccgcttcctcaaaaagtgctctcgcactgcagaatgtctctggaggaaatctcgctccctggctgacttccttcactttaaatttatcctgtcctcattctgctctgccctgtccctggctaaacaaaccttctttaaatccctcatttcctctcagtcctctaatccccgtcgtctcttcgccacctttaactccctcctttctACCCCCCCATAAGggtccctctttccctctcagctggtgacttcgccacttttttctcttccaaaattgaagccatcagacttcacatctcctcctccaacccctcACCCGCTGCCATTAATGCTTCACCCCCCTCtaacaaacaactctggtgccccttctgccccacatcaggcaaagaagttcgctcccttattctttcctctcctccctccacttgtcttcttgatcccatcccctctaacctccttcgcgctctctctcccactgcctgctcctacatggcacacctcttcaacctatcactctcctctggtgttgtaccctcctcattcaaacacgctcttatctctcctatcctaaAAAACCTAATCTCAACCCCACCTCCGTCgcaaattatcgccctatctctcttctcccctacgcctccaaacttcttgagcggttagtctgctgtcgtctcaccagatacctctccgacaattccctcctcgaccctctctaATCTGGTTACCGccacctccactccactgaaactgccctggccaatgtcaccaatgacctcctagcagccaaatccaggggtcacttctccttacttatcctccttgacctctccgcggccttgaCCCTGTGGActaccccctccttctgcaaactcttctctctctcggcctctctggttctttCCACGCCTGGTTTTGCTCTTACCTTgcaaaccgcaccttctctgtctccacgtccggctcttcctccgccccttcccccctccaagtaggagtcccccaggtcTCCGTcctcggcccccttctcttttcgctctacacttcctcccttagtgcgctcatctcctcctttggtcttcagtatcacctttatgctgacgacattcaactctacatctcctcatctgggggtaaatgtatcaatctgcgggttcttcaacacccgcgtgttcagcctcttccgcgattaaattttaagcggcgctgcattgtaaagggttaacttccctttacaatgcagcgccgcttgaaatttaattgcggaagaggctgaacacgcgggtgttgaagaacccgcagattgatacatttaccccctgatctctcctccatcctcctctctcgcgtatctgactgcctctcagccatctcctcctggatgtcttcacgctttctcaaaattagcatctctaaaacggaactcattatctttcccctcccaccacaacctctctatcattgttaacaacacaaccatctcatctgtcacccaactctgttgactgggtgtcacccttgactcctctctctcttttgccccccacgtccaatcccttgctcaagcctgtcgcttccaactgcgcaacatcgcccgcatccgacccttcctctcacaagacgccaccaaaaccatcatccacgcactcatcatctcccgcctgaactactgcaacctcctcctcatgggcctccctctctcccatcttgccccgctccgatctgtacttaaggcagctgctagactcatctttctctcacgccgctcctccctctctaccaggccttatactggctccctttcccctacagaatcctctttaaactccttactaccacttacaaagctctctcccagtctactgcaccctacatctctaaccttcttaccattcacactcctgcccgcttcctgcactcggcaaatgaccgtcgcctctcctccactcttattacctcttcccactccagagtccaagacttctccctagctgcccccctgcactggaatgacctccctcgctccatccatcttgctcccaatctgtgctcctttaaatgggcactcaaaactcacctgttcctgaaagcctaccaaccatccacttaacccctcatccactgtgcttgctctcccctctctcccctggtcccttcttctcccttgcatcactgcctttcttcgtgcctgttttgtccaccctcccttaggatgtaagctcgcatgggcagggcccctctcccctcctgtttccataccgactcttctgctccgccctcactccatatgtctgccggagtttctgaagcattggtacttagtgtttattgttatgtaatgttttaccctgtatggtctactgtttgtactatgtaaggtgctgcaaaaaccctgtggcgcccaacaaataaatgataataataataataataatgacccaGCTTACCCAATAGCAAGGGCATTATAGTAGAATTCTCACGCCTCAAAAAATCCTTTTAGATTCTCTTTCTCCATTTcaactaatgcaccctcacaactgtccactctccactctgagccacatttgctcctcttgtttcagctgtgccctcttccacttataatgtaagctctctaatgtgcagggtcctccatatcctttgttttcatgtctgcatttattttgcctaccttgtatgtccctgttttatgtatgtcctgttttccctactgtacggcgctgtggagcactgtggcgctttacaaatctacaataataatagtaatagcttCCTTTTTACCTACATTATCATGGACAATGTAGTGCTTATCCACCTGTAGTATACAAAGCAGCAGCCAGTATTTGTCTATCATTGTTATGATGTTTGATCTCATTCCTCTGCACTATCCCTGTACTATAGCCTCATGCCTGGTAAATTTATCTTGCTGGAACTCATGAGTATCCATTACAACATGACAAAATATTGTATACCAATACTAGTTAAACTTCAGTTAAGTTGCAGTGACTTgtgtcagtggcagaactactatTGGTGCCTCAGGGCccttggagataatggggcccactgcatggcagatgcagagggtcggggccctggttccctctaCCCTAGGTTGGGGAACCTGGTCTCTCTGGTTACACCATTAATTTGGAAGTATTCTCACTTGAAGGTTATTGGGCAACTTATCATCTGGCTATTGCtcctgttatttgttttttttagcttgctgatttttttttctgcttatcCTGTTTTTGCTCATAAAACATTGGTTGATACTGTCTATGCTTTCCTTTTCCTGATGGTTAAAATATGTCTATAAAAACAAAAGATCATGGATGAGGACTTCACTGGGTGGGAAATACATAATCAGTGCTTAAGCTATGTCAgattgaagaaaagaagatttttggacttttgtttttaataaagatatttaGAGGGGATGAAGAGTGTGTCTATACACACTATTTCTTTATTACTATTTCAGATATAATGATTAGGAGTCTTAGAGACCTTTTGTCCATTCTGGTCTGATGTAAATATAGCATATTGACCCCTCTTGGAATCCCAATCTCTTATTACCCATAACCACTTGCTCATGAGGGTGTGAAAGACTTCCAGCACTATTCAACACAAAACCGGATGCTGTTTATTAGTATTGTAGGAGGGACTTCATGTTGCCGATTTTTTCATAATAGAAATAATGAACTCGTTCTGGGTAGCGATGAAAACACAACTATATATGGAGATCACCTCATATCAGAATCTGGTTTTAGAGTTTTCATTGCCTACTTAGAGTACTTAGTATCGTGTTTATCACATCCTTATTTCTCACACTGTATATGAAGGGATTCAACATTGGGGTCACTGTTGTATAGAGAATAGAGACAATCTTGTCCACTTCATAAGAGTCAGTGGAGTGGGGTCGCAGGTACATGAATATTTCGGTCCCATAGTAGAGAGTGACAACATTAAGGTGGGAGGCACAAGTGGAGAACGCTTTAAGCCTGCCTTGGGAGTAACGGTTTTTCATGATGGTGAAGATAATATGGACATATGATATTAAAATCAAAGAGAAAGAACACACAAGAAAAATCAATGCTGAGATATACATTGCTGTCTTATTAAGCCAAGTATCTCTGCAGGACATTCGTAGGAATGGAGGAACCTCACAGAAGTAGTGGTTGACATGGTGGGACCTGCAGAATGGCAGTTGGAAGGTGAGGACCACATGAATGAAGGCGTTTATGAAGCCTAAATTATATGACCCGGCagctaaataaaaacacaacttCTTGTTCATGATGCTGTTGTAGTGCAACGGCCTACAGATAGCAGCAAATCTATCATAAGCCATGACCGCTAGTATTATGCATTCTGTTACCCCTAGTGCTAAAGAGACGAACATCTGGGCTGCACATCCTAACAGAGAAATACTTCTGTCTTTGGCTAGGGTGTTTATTAGGATTATGGGAACTATGGAAGAGGTGAAGCCTATGTCAATAATAGAGAGGTTACACAGGAAAAAGTACATGGGACTGTGTAATTTTGGGTTGCTCCTCACCACAATGATCAGTAGTAGATTTCCTGATAACGTGATTATATACATCAACAGGAACATGAGGAAACAGATAACCTGGAGGTAAAGGACATTAGCTAAACCAAGTAGGATAAATCTGTCCGGAGATGTTTGGTTTGAGACTTCCATTATATCCAGTTGATATCTGAAAGGAAAGAATGTTAAATAATTCAATGAAAGTAACGTATGTCCtttccaaaagttatttatcttttcacgaaaaaataaaatataaaaacaaacaactaaaCTACTGAAAAGCAAATTGCAGGTATCAGTTTATTACTTGAATCAAtagaaacatcattttttttttttttcaattttgagaCACTGAAAATGGTTATTTGtagaaatgaagaaaagaaagATAAACCCTCCACACTTCATCATTCCACTAGTttaacagttattattatttataatccaTTAAGAATAATGGATAGAATAGTTTTATATACTGGATGCAGAGTGGTCTCTGACTAGTATGTACTTATACACTTGAATTTTAAAAAGGAATGACAGAAATCCTATTTCTGAGGGGCACTCCCTCCCAGCACACAAATTATAGATCCATTAACAAATGTGGACCTATAAGTGAATCCAGACTATAAACCCCAACTTTGACACAGTCAAAGAATTCTATGATGGAGATTCAATTGACAGTATTACTCGTAAGAATGACGAGGCCCGTGTACTaataccgttactacagtaatagtgagcATTAtcaccgttagtacggtaatttcaacactgatctTTGTTCGCAGCTCTGAGAGCCTTCAGCAGAGATCCGTGTTAAAATTattgtactaacggtaatagtgcgtgggccgCATTATTCTCACCAGtgacgctgtcaattgaatttcccccaataTGTCACCACCAAGGAcaaagaatttatttatttaaaaaagctaaacacaaataaaatataacttttattttgtacccataaaaaaattcttttaaaaagcgaaatattctAGTTTAAAATAAATGAGTGTCCTTTGCTCATAATTTCGAATATAGACCTAAAAGGTCAATGACTCGGTTTCTGGTgccaaattcagatctga
Proteins encoded:
- the LOC142108742 gene encoding olfactory receptor 5V1-like; this translates as MEVSNQTSPDRFILLGLANVLYLQVICFLMFLLMYIITLSGNLLLIIVVRSNPKLHSPMYFFLCNLSIIDIGFTSSIVPIILINTLAKDRSISLLGCAAQMFVSLALGVTECIILAVMAYDRFAAICRPLHYNSIMNKKLCFYLAAGSYNLGFINAFIHVVLTFQLPFCRSHHVNHYFCEVPPFLRMSCRDTWLNKTAMYISALIFLVCSFSLILISYVHIIFTIMKNRYSQGRLKAFSTCASHLNVVTLYYGTEIFMYLRPHSTDSYEVDKIVSILYTTVTPMLNPFIYSVRNKDVINTILSTLSRQ